The following nucleotide sequence is from Novipirellula artificiosorum.
CAACGCCATCATGATCAAGCGAAACGAGTGACGGCGTGTCGGGTCAATCAAGGCCGATCGTCGCAGAAGGGAACCGCAGGAAGCGAACATCAACGAAACTCTCCGAGAAAGTAGCGGGCAAAGGTGTTTTTATTGCGTGCGTCGGATCGCATTCGCGTCCGAATGGGGTTGTTGAGCGAATTCATAAGATACTCTACTTCGCGTCGGCGCGTCAGCATCCGGTGCCCCGGTTTCTGATCGGACAAAACAGGCGTTCTAGGAACCAAATCCAGGGTACCGTTGTTTTAATTCGTCACGCGCTTCGGCCGCTCGCTGTGGCTTACCCACTTTCGGCCATAATTCAACCAATTTGGACAAGGCGATTGCGTGCGCATCACTTTGACTCGAAAACATCAAATGCGTATGGAGGTAGGCCAAAATGGCTCCTTCAATATCCCCCTTGGCTTCGTAAATCGCCCCCTGGGAATTGTAGACGCGGGCGGCCATTTCGACGTCGGAGGAACTCATGTCCGCGACCAGCCCCGAAATCAAATCGAGCCCCTCATCGGCCTGATCACTTTTGGCGAGCGCGGTTGCTTTACCAGCCTTTGCGAGCGATTGCAGCCGAGCCGCCGCAACGGAATCGACTTTCAAAACGAGAATCTTGTCAAACTCGGTGTTCGCAGCGGCAATGTCATTCGCAGCCAAATGGGTCATGCCCGTCCAATAAACCGATTCGATCTGGGTCGGCACCGCTGGGGCTCTTGAAAGCGCACCGTAGAACTTGAGTGCGTCTTTCGTATTGCCGAGTGACAATGCCAGATCGCCGA
It contains:
- a CDS encoding YfgM family protein, whose amino-acid sequence is MSKQPFSKITITALSLASLLVNASSVRAQSDRVYPLTGSAIIGAVAKTDAQGIQVKRGSNTTNLLAGEIRKILFEGDPSALTKGREFALDGQHEEALKELNGIDLDSLPREVIKADTEFYKAFSQSQLALAGRGDKKAAAAAMLGFASKHRDSWHFYEAAKVVGDLALSLGNTKDALKFYGALSRAPAVPTQIESVYWTGMTHLAANDIAAANTEFDKILVLKVDSVAAARLQSLAKAGKATALAKSDQADEGLDLISGLVADMSSSDVEMAARVYNSQGAIYEAKGDIEGAILAYLHTHLMFSSQSDAHAIALSKLVELWPKVGKPQRAAEARDELKQRYPGFGS